GGTAGAGCGCGCCGTCGTCCTTCAGGTAATGGAATGCGCCGCCGACGATCGCGGCCACCTTGTCCTTCGGCATCGACAGCAGCGGCAGGCCGCTCACCACCGAGCCGATCGAGCGCGGCAGCGCCACGCCGAGCGGCAGCAGGCTGGCTGCGTCGCCCACCACGATCTTCGCGTCGGGGAAGCGCCCCGCGAGCAGGGCGGCGAAGCGCTCGCTGCTGTCCACCAGGATCAGGTCGCGCTGCGCGAGCCCGCGGCGCAGCAGCGCCTTGGTGAACACGCCGGTGCCGGCGCCGAGTTCGAGCACGGGGCCGTCGAGGCGGGAGATGTCGCGCGTCATCAGGCGGCCGAGCGGCTCGCCCGACGGGGCGATCGCGGCGACGCTGAGCGGATTCTCGAACCAGGACCGCAGGAAGAACAGCAGATCGGACGATGCGCTTCGGATTCGCATGAGTCGGGTACCTTGACAGGGGGGACCGGGTTCGCGCGGCACGAGCCGCGCGTCGAACGGGTTTGCGCGGGGCAACGCCGTCTAGTGTTGCATCGTTTCGGCTCCGGTTGAAATCGCGGTCATAGATCGTTGCAATTTTTTTGTGCCAGTCGCGGTAAGACTGGCGAACGCGCCAGTTTCGCGACAGAAACGGCGCCGGGCGGCTCGCGCGACGGTACGATTTTCCGATCGATTGCGATCATCGGTCGGAGCGCGGGTGGTGGGAACCGGGTTTGCTGGCGGGCAGGAATCGAGGGCGAGGGGGCGGCCGGCGCCATGAAGGCGAATCCGCCGCCTGGCGGTGCGACAGCGAGACGATTCGGCAAGCGGGTTCGGGTGTGGGCCGGAAGCGGGCCCGGTTCAGACGACCGGTTCGGCCGCCACGCCGTGCTCGCGGATCGTGCTGACGTCGCGCTTGGGCGCGTCGCCGAACAGCCGCCGGTATTCGCGGCTGAACTGCGTCGCGCTCTCGTAGCCGACCTGGAACGCGGCGCTGGCCGCGTCCACGCCGTCGTTGATCATGAGCCGGCGCGCCTCGTGCAGCCGCAGCTGCTTCTGGTACTGGATCGGGCTCATGGTGGTGAGCCGCTGGAAGTGGCGGTGCAGCGTCGAGACGCCCATCCCGCACAGCGCGGCCAGATGCGCGACGTTGCACGGCTCGCGGTAGTGGGTGCGCAGCCACGCCAGCGCGCGCGTGACGCGCGGCGCCGGCGAGTCGGTCTGGATGATCTGGCGTAGGCTCGGGCCGGCCGGCCCGGTCAGCAGCAGGTAGAGGATCTCGCGGTGCAGCAGGCGGCCGAGCACGGCGGCGTCGTGCGGGCGGCGCAGCAGCGCGACCATGCGCGCGAGCGCGTCGAGCAGTT
The genomic region above belongs to Burkholderia plantarii and contains:
- a CDS encoding class I SAM-dependent methyltransferase, producing the protein MRIRSASSDLLFFLRSWFENPLSVAAIAPSGEPLGRLMTRDISRLDGPVLELGAGTGVFTKALLRRGLAQRDLILVDSSERFAALLAGRFPDAKIVVGDAASLLPLGVALPRSIGSVVSGLPLLSMPKDKVAAIVGGAFHYLKDDGALYQFTYGLRCPVPRATLHALGLKAVCVGRVFRNLPPAAVYRISRR
- a CDS encoding AraC family transcriptional regulator, producing the protein MTPETSRQRIDRLRREIEAGILAHPRPDPRGLTEVDGLAIGCLTEPIPPRAYLYEPGMCVSVSGVKHLLVDGKPFSYDPDHFLLTSFGLPAIVEVPGASRRRPYTGLQIRLDLDAAREVLAETGATLAGVAPAAPGFAVAPLSAELLDALARMVALLRRPHDAAVLGRLLHREILYLLLTGPAGPSLRQIIQTDSPAPRVTRALAWLRTHYREPCNVAHLAALCGMGVSTLHRHFQRLTTMSPIQYQKQLRLHEARRLMINDGVDAASAAFQVGYESATQFSREYRRLFGDAPKRDVSTIREHGVAAEPVV